Proteins encoded by one window of Bradyrhizobium sp. B097:
- a CDS encoding 3-hydroxyacyl-CoA dehydrogenase NAD-binding domain-containing protein, with protein MSEVVKLERHDNIAVVTVNSPPVNALSAAVRGGIFDCIKSAIDDAQVQGIVLTCAGRTFIAGADITEFGKPPKPPGLAEVLSLMESSPKPIVAAIHGTALGGGLEVALACHYRVATKDAKLGLPEVKLGLLPGAGGTQRLPRAVGPELAVKMIVGGDPIGADAALKAGLIDEIVEGPASGGEAFARKVVAEKRPLRKLRDDDSKLAAAKADRSIFTNAVAALTKKSRGLEAPFAAADAVGAAIDLPFDEGLKKEREGFLKLMNGEQSKAQRYAFFAEREAAKISGVPEGTKGRNVARVAILGAGTMGGGIAMSFANAGIPVTLIETGEEQLKRGLGIMQKNYEATAARGGIPADAPAKRMALINGVVGIENIGDADLVIEAVFETMAVKKEVFGKLDQYAKPGAVLASNTSYLNIDEIAQSTKRPQDVLGMHFFSPANVMKLCEIVRADKTAPDALVTAVSIARKIAKVPAVVGVCDGFVGNRMLAQRGKQSEKLLFEGALPQQVDAVVTKFGMPMGPFAMGDLAGLDIGWRSRKDRGIKSEIADALCEAGRFGQKTGKGYYKYEQGSRAALPDPEVEKLIDETLARLGRKKRVVSDDEILERMMYPMINEGAKILAEGIAARPSDIDVVWLYGYGWPIYRGGPMFWADTVGLKHIADRLAFYAKETNDPSLEPAPLLKKLADEGKTFASLAAASKAA; from the coding sequence GTGAGTGAAGTCGTCAAGCTCGAACGTCATGACAATATTGCCGTCGTCACGGTTAACAGTCCGCCTGTCAACGCGCTGAGCGCTGCCGTGCGCGGCGGCATCTTCGATTGCATCAAGAGTGCGATCGATGACGCGCAGGTTCAGGGGATCGTGCTGACCTGCGCCGGCCGCACCTTCATCGCCGGCGCCGACATCACCGAATTCGGCAAGCCGCCGAAGCCGCCCGGCCTCGCCGAAGTGCTGAGCCTGATGGAGAGCTCGCCGAAGCCGATCGTTGCCGCGATCCACGGCACCGCGCTCGGCGGCGGCCTCGAGGTCGCGCTGGCCTGCCACTATCGCGTCGCCACCAAGGACGCCAAGCTCGGTCTGCCCGAGGTGAAGCTCGGCCTGCTGCCGGGCGCCGGCGGCACCCAGCGCCTGCCGCGCGCGGTCGGTCCCGAACTCGCGGTCAAGATGATCGTCGGCGGCGATCCGATCGGTGCGGACGCCGCGCTGAAGGCCGGTCTGATCGATGAGATCGTCGAGGGGCCGGCGTCGGGCGGTGAGGCATTTGCGCGCAAGGTGGTCGCCGAGAAGCGTCCGCTGCGCAAGCTGCGCGATGACGACTCTAAGCTCGCCGCGGCCAAGGCCGACCGTTCGATCTTCACCAATGCCGTCGCCGCGCTGACCAAGAAGTCGCGCGGCCTCGAGGCGCCGTTCGCAGCCGCCGACGCCGTCGGCGCCGCGATCGACCTGCCGTTCGATGAGGGCCTGAAGAAGGAGCGCGAGGGCTTCCTCAAGCTGATGAACGGCGAGCAGTCCAAGGCGCAGCGTTACGCGTTCTTCGCCGAGCGCGAGGCCGCCAAGATCTCCGGCGTTCCCGAAGGCACCAAGGGCCGCAACGTGGCGCGCGTCGCCATCCTCGGCGCCGGCACCATGGGCGGCGGCATCGCGATGTCGTTCGCCAATGCCGGCATCCCGGTCACCCTGATCGAGACCGGCGAGGAGCAGCTCAAGCGCGGCTTGGGCATCATGCAGAAGAACTACGAGGCGACCGCCGCGCGCGGCGGCATCCCGGCGGACGCGCCCGCCAAGCGCATGGCGCTGATCAACGGCGTCGTCGGCATCGAGAACATCGGCGACGCCGATCTGGTGATCGAGGCGGTGTTCGAGACCATGGCGGTCAAGAAGGAAGTGTTCGGCAAGCTCGATCAGTACGCCAAGCCGGGTGCGGTGCTGGCCTCCAACACCTCCTACCTCAACATCGACGAGATCGCGCAGTCGACCAAGCGTCCGCAGGACGTGCTCGGCATGCACTTCTTCTCGCCGGCCAACGTCATGAAGTTGTGCGAGATCGTGCGCGCCGACAAGACCGCGCCCGATGCGCTGGTCACCGCCGTGTCGATCGCGCGCAAGATCGCCAAGGTGCCGGCCGTGGTCGGCGTCTGCGACGGCTTTGTCGGCAACCGCATGCTGGCGCAGCGCGGCAAGCAATCCGAGAAGCTGTTGTTCGAAGGCGCACTGCCGCAGCAGGTCGACGCGGTTGTCACCAAGTTCGGCATGCCGATGGGCCCGTTCGCGATGGGCGATCTCGCCGGTCTCGATATCGGCTGGCGCTCGCGCAAGGATCGCGGCATCAAGTCGGAGATCGCGGACGCGCTGTGCGAAGCCGGCCGCTTCGGCCAGAAGACCGGCAAGGGCTACTACAAGTACGAGCAGGGCTCGCGCGCGGCGCTGCCCGATCCGGAGGTCGAGAAGCTGATCGACGAGACGCTGGCGCGCCTCGGCCGCAAGAAGCGCGTCGTCAGCGACGACGAGATCCTCGAGCGCATGATGTACCCGATGATCAACGAAGGCGCGAAGATCCTCGCCGAGGGCATCGCGGCGCGGCCGTCGGATATCGACGTGGTCTGGCTCTATGGCTATGGCTGGCCGATCTATCGCGGCGGCCCGATGTTCTGGGCCGACACCGTGGGCCTCAAGCACATCGCCGATCGCCTGGCCTTCTACGCCAAGGAGACCAACGATCCCTCGCTCGAGCCGGCGCCGCTGCTCAAGAAGCTCGCCGACGAAGGCAAGACCTTCGCCTCGCTCGCCGCGGCGTCGAAGGCGGCGTGA
- a CDS encoding IclR family transcriptional regulator, which yields MKRASKKAATDRNFVVALSRGLDVLRAFQPNDGLLGNQEIAARTKLPKPTISRLTYTLTKLGYLTPVPKFEKYQLAPSAMALGYAALANLGVRHLSEPYREEVMRATGGAVAVGGRDRHSMIYFGQSRNGLALGVQLDVGSRVPIATTAMGRAYIWALPPEERAALLRELRDHYGSRWAKIRDGIERSGETVAKHGFTLSTGDWQNDVAAAGVALKLNDGTGPYAFNCGAPAFRFTEDRLLNDIGPRLVAMVRNIEQALGGIAPQSKKEQSKKSRVGGKVARLAEGIR from the coding sequence ATGAAGCGCGCCAGCAAGAAAGCAGCGACCGATCGCAATTTCGTCGTCGCGCTTTCCCGTGGACTGGATGTCCTGCGTGCATTTCAACCCAATGACGGGCTGCTCGGCAATCAGGAGATTGCAGCCCGCACCAAGTTACCGAAGCCAACCATTTCCCGGCTGACCTACACGCTGACCAAGCTGGGATACCTTACACCTGTACCGAAATTCGAAAAGTATCAGCTCGCACCGTCGGCGATGGCGCTCGGCTACGCCGCGCTCGCCAATCTCGGCGTTCGGCATTTGTCCGAGCCGTATCGAGAAGAAGTGATGCGCGCGACCGGCGGCGCCGTCGCAGTCGGCGGCCGCGACCGTCACAGCATGATCTATTTCGGCCAGAGCCGGAACGGCCTGGCGCTCGGCGTGCAGCTCGACGTCGGCTCGCGGGTGCCGATCGCAACCACCGCGATGGGCCGTGCCTATATTTGGGCATTGCCACCCGAAGAACGTGCCGCTCTACTGCGTGAGCTGCGGGATCACTATGGCAGCCGCTGGGCCAAGATCCGCGACGGCATCGAGCGCTCCGGCGAGACGGTGGCGAAGCACGGCTTCACCCTGTCGACCGGCGACTGGCAGAACGACGTCGCCGCAGCCGGCGTTGCGTTGAAATTGAACGACGGAACCGGTCCTTACGCCTTCAATTGCGGCGCGCCGGCATTCCGCTTCACGGAAGATAGATTACTCAACGACATTGGACCTCGCCTTGTCGCGATGGTAAGGAACATCGAGCAGGCGCTCGGTGGAATAGCGCCGCAATCCAAAAAAGAACAAAGCAAAAAGTCTAGAGTAGGAGGGAAAGTTGCACGTTTGGCCGAGGGGATCAGATAG
- a CDS encoding ABC transporter ATP-binding protein — protein MTQAQLAQGNDPLLAVRDVSVVFGGIIALNGVSFDMRHGQILGLIGPNGAGKTTLFNCLSRLYQPSSGDILMEGKSILSRPPHRIAEIGIGRTFQNVALFPNLSVIDNVRVGAHARTSSDIVSDSLRLAWVRRGESDMNKKVHDILGYLDLEDVAHTVVSGLPFGTQKRVELARALAADPKILLLDEPAGGLNHEEVYVLGDLIRKIRDDRKITVLLVEHHMGLVMSIADHVVALNFGRKLAEGTPAQVQADPDVIKAYLGSKDQ, from the coding sequence ATGACGCAGGCACAGCTCGCGCAGGGGAATGATCCCCTGCTCGCGGTTCGCGACGTCAGCGTCGTGTTCGGCGGCATCATCGCACTGAATGGCGTGTCGTTCGACATGCGCCATGGGCAGATCCTCGGCCTGATCGGACCGAACGGCGCCGGCAAGACGACGCTGTTCAATTGCCTGTCGCGGCTCTACCAGCCGTCGTCCGGCGATATCCTGATGGAAGGCAAGAGCATCCTGTCGCGGCCGCCGCACCGGATTGCCGAGATCGGCATCGGCCGCACCTTCCAGAACGTCGCGCTGTTTCCCAATCTCTCCGTGATCGACAATGTCCGCGTCGGCGCGCATGCCCGCACCTCCAGCGACATCGTCAGCGACTCGCTGCGTCTCGCCTGGGTTCGCCGCGGCGAGAGCGACATGAACAAGAAGGTGCACGACATCCTCGGCTATCTCGATCTCGAGGACGTCGCCCACACCGTGGTCTCGGGACTTCCGTTCGGCACCCAGAAGCGCGTCGAGCTGGCGCGTGCCCTGGCCGCGGATCCGAAGATCCTGCTGCTCGACGAGCCGGCCGGCGGCCTCAATCACGAGGAAGTCTATGTGCTCGGCGATTTGATCCGCAAAATCCGCGATGACCGGAAAATTACGGTGTTGCTGGTCGAGCATCACATGGGTCTCGTGATGTCGATCGCCGACCACGTCGTCGCGCTCAATTTCGGCCGCAAGCTGGCCGAAGGCACGCCGGCCCAGGTCCAGGCCGACCCCGACGTCATCAAGGCCTATCTGGGGAGCAAGGACCAATGA
- a CDS encoding ABC transporter ATP-binding protein — protein MTAMLNVKDLRAYYGQVQALHGLSFSLNEGSLTTLLGANGAGKTTTLRAICNMVRSTGAIEFEGKPIGTRSTENVVRLGIAHVPQGRGTFTNMTVEENLQLGAISRSDKNAIGSDIERMYEHFPVLKQRYTQQAGTLSGGEQQMLAVARALMLRPRLMLLDEPSFGLAPLIVRDLFRILGKINREEKVTILVVEQNAQLALELADQAYVIETGRIVMSGNAKDIANNEDVRKSYLGY, from the coding sequence ATGACCGCGATGCTCAACGTCAAGGACCTGCGCGCCTATTACGGTCAGGTCCAGGCCCTGCACGGCCTCAGCTTCTCGCTCAACGAGGGTTCGCTGACCACCCTGCTCGGCGCCAACGGCGCCGGCAAGACCACCACGCTGCGGGCGATCTGCAACATGGTGCGCTCGACCGGCGCGATCGAGTTCGAGGGCAAGCCGATCGGCACCCGTTCCACTGAAAACGTGGTCCGCCTCGGCATCGCCCATGTGCCGCAGGGCCGCGGCACCTTCACCAACATGACGGTGGAGGAAAACCTGCAGCTCGGGGCCATCAGCCGTTCCGACAAGAACGCCATCGGCTCCGATATCGAGCGGATGTACGAGCATTTCCCGGTGCTGAAGCAGCGCTACACCCAGCAGGCCGGCACGCTGTCGGGCGGCGAGCAGCAGATGCTCGCGGTGGCGCGCGCGCTGATGCTGCGGCCGCGCCTGATGCTGCTCGACGAGCCGTCATTCGGCCTCGCGCCGCTGATCGTGCGCGACCTGTTCCGCATCCTGGGCAAGATCAATCGCGAGGAAAAGGTGACCATCCTGGTGGTCGAGCAGAACGCGCAGCTCGCGCTCGAGCTCGCCGACCAGGCCTATGTGATCGAAACCGGACGGATCGTGATGTCGGGCAATGCCAAGGACATCGCGAACAACGAAGACGTCCGCAAATCCTATCTCGGCTACTGA
- a CDS encoding branched-chain amino acid ABC transporter permease, whose translation MELFANQVLAGIATGAIYACMALAVVMIYQAIDHLNFAQGEMAMFSTFVSWQLMQWGVPYWGAFVLTVAFSFAAGIVIERLLFKPLAKAPILTNVAGFIALYAIINSVAGLIWDFTIKQYPTPFGSSPFLGSQLISTHQAGMIGITLLMLALLFFFFRFTRVGLAMRAAASLPESARLVGINTSWMIALGWGMASAIGSIAGMMIAPVVFLEPNMMLGVLIYGFAAAVLGGLTSPFGAVMGGFLVGIFENLVGTYIPGVGNELKLPIALALIIVVLVVKPAGLFGRAIVKRV comes from the coding sequence ATGGAGCTTTTTGCCAACCAGGTCCTGGCCGGCATCGCCACGGGCGCGATCTATGCCTGCATGGCGCTCGCGGTCGTGATGATCTACCAGGCCATCGACCATCTGAATTTCGCCCAGGGCGAAATGGCGATGTTCTCGACCTTCGTGTCGTGGCAGCTGATGCAATGGGGTGTGCCATATTGGGGCGCCTTCGTGCTCACCGTCGCGTTTTCGTTTGCCGCCGGCATCGTCATCGAGCGGCTGCTGTTCAAGCCGCTGGCCAAGGCGCCGATCCTGACCAATGTCGCCGGCTTCATCGCGCTGTATGCGATCATCAACAGCGTCGCCGGCCTGATCTGGGACTTCACCATCAAGCAATATCCGACGCCGTTCGGCTCCTCGCCGTTCCTCGGCAGCCAGCTGATCTCGACCCACCAGGCCGGCATGATCGGCATCACGCTGCTGATGCTGGCCCTGCTGTTCTTCTTCTTCCGCTTCACCCGGGTCGGCCTTGCGATGCGGGCGGCCGCCTCGCTGCCTGAATCGGCCCGGCTGGTCGGCATCAACACCTCCTGGATGATCGCGCTGGGCTGGGGCATGGCGTCCGCGATCGGCTCGATCGCCGGCATGATGATCGCCCCTGTGGTGTTCCTCGAGCCGAACATGATGCTCGGCGTGCTGATCTACGGATTTGCCGCAGCCGTGCTCGGCGGCCTGACCTCACCGTTCGGCGCCGTGATGGGCGGCTTCCTGGTCGGCATCTTCGAGAACCTCGTCGGCACCTACATCCCCGGCGTCGGCAATGAGCTGAAACTTCCGATCGCGCTCGCGCTGATCATCGTCGTCCTGGTCGTTAAACCGGCAGGCCTGTTCGGCCGCGCCATCGTCAAGCGAGTTTGA
- a CDS encoding branched-chain amino acid ABC transporter permease codes for MSAAEDIVTEAPAVEAVPKRAMTLGYGTSLVVLAALILIPLFVKNFIIFQMTMLLIYALAVMALNILTGGSGQFSLGQSAFYAVGAYTSAILMEHAGMNYALTLPVAGIVCFGFGFLFGQPALRLSGVYLALATFALATAMPQLLKLGYFEHWTGGVQGLVVTKPDAPFGLPMGQDMWLYYFTLAVSIGIYVASVNLLRSRSGRAFMAIRDNEIAASAMGVDVALYKTLAFGVSAGITGVAGGLGAIAVQFVAPDGYTIQLAISLFLGMVVGGVGWLPGSIVGSAFIIFVPNMAESISKGLSGAVFGVLLFLVIFLVPHGARQVAIVAQQLATKFKKN; via the coding sequence ATGAGCGCCGCTGAAGACATCGTCACAGAAGCCCCCGCCGTCGAGGCTGTGCCCAAGCGTGCCATGACGCTGGGCTACGGCACCTCGCTGGTCGTGCTTGCCGCGCTGATCCTGATCCCGCTGTTCGTGAAGAACTTCATCATCTTCCAGATGACGATGCTTCTGATCTACGCCCTTGCGGTGATGGCGCTCAACATCCTGACCGGCGGAAGCGGCCAGTTCTCGCTCGGCCAGAGCGCGTTCTATGCCGTCGGCGCCTATACGTCGGCGATCCTGATGGAGCATGCGGGCATGAACTATGCCCTGACGCTGCCGGTCGCCGGCATCGTCTGCTTCGGCTTCGGCTTCCTGTTCGGCCAGCCGGCGCTGCGGCTATCCGGCGTCTATCTGGCGCTCGCGACCTTCGCGCTCGCCACCGCAATGCCGCAGCTGCTCAAGCTCGGCTATTTCGAGCACTGGACCGGCGGCGTGCAGGGCCTCGTCGTCACCAAGCCGGATGCCCCGTTCGGGCTGCCGATGGGGCAGGACATGTGGCTCTACTACTTCACCCTGGCGGTCTCGATCGGAATTTACGTCGCCTCGGTGAACCTGCTGCGCTCGCGCTCGGGCCGCGCCTTCATGGCGATCCGCGACAACGAAATCGCGGCTTCCGCGATGGGTGTCGACGTCGCGCTGTACAAGACGCTGGCGTTCGGCGTCTCGGCCGGCATCACCGGCGTTGCCGGCGGTCTCGGCGCCATCGCGGTGCAGTTCGTGGCGCCCGACGGCTACACCATCCAGCTCGCGATCTCACTGTTCCTCGGCATGGTGGTCGGCGGCGTCGGCTGGCTGCCCGGCTCGATCGTCGGAAGCGCCTTCATCATCTTTGTGCCCAACATGGCGGAGAGCATTTCCAAGGGCCTTTCCGGCGCTGTGTTCGGCGTGTTGCTGTTCCTCGTCATCTTCCTCGTGCCGCACGGCGCCAGGCAGGTTGCGATCGTTGCCCAGCAACTGGCCACAAAGTTCAAGAAAAACTAA
- a CDS encoding ABC transporter substrate-binding protein: MLSTVRIAAISAAIVAVAATSTAAFAQKKYDTGASDTEIKVGNIIPYSGPASAYGVIGKTEEAYFKMINDRGGINGRKVNFVSYDDAYSPPKAVEQVRKLVESDEVLLVFNPLGTPSNTAIQKYLNSKKIPQLFVATGATKWNDPKNFPWTMGWQPSYQSEAQIYAKWLMKEKPDAKVAILYQNDDFGKDYLKGTKDGFGAKAASSIIMEESYEVSEPSIDGHIVKIKAANPDVLLIYTTPKFGAQTIKKTAELGWKPLQIITNVSASVGSVMQPAGFDNAQGVLSAAYAKDGADSQWNNDPGMKKWSEFLDKYMPGADKTDGGYVYGYGAAQTLAKVLEMCGDDLTRANVMKQAASLKDFTPDTLLPGVKINTSATDFAPIAQLQMQRFKGQKWELFGDIISGDVPSE, translated from the coding sequence ATGCTTTCTACCGTTCGGATCGCCGCGATTTCCGCGGCGATCGTCGCTGTTGCCGCGACGTCCACTGCCGCATTCGCCCAAAAGAAATACGACACCGGCGCAAGCGATACCGAGATCAAGGTCGGCAACATCATCCCCTATTCGGGACCGGCCTCCGCCTACGGCGTGATCGGCAAGACCGAAGAAGCCTACTTCAAGATGATCAACGACCGCGGCGGCATCAACGGCCGCAAGGTCAATTTCGTCAGCTATGACGACGCCTACTCGCCGCCGAAGGCGGTCGAGCAGGTGCGCAAGCTGGTCGAGAGCGACGAAGTGCTGCTGGTCTTCAACCCGCTCGGCACACCGTCCAACACCGCGATCCAGAAATACCTGAATTCCAAGAAGATCCCGCAGTTGTTCGTCGCCACCGGCGCCACCAAGTGGAACGATCCGAAGAACTTCCCGTGGACCATGGGCTGGCAGCCGAGCTACCAGAGCGAAGCGCAGATCTATGCCAAGTGGTTGATGAAGGAGAAGCCCGACGCCAAGGTCGCGATCCTCTATCAGAACGACGATTTCGGCAAAGACTACCTCAAGGGCACCAAGGACGGTTTTGGCGCCAAGGCGGCCTCCAGCATCATCATGGAGGAGAGCTATGAGGTATCGGAGCCGTCGATCGACGGCCACATCGTCAAGATCAAGGCCGCCAATCCCGACGTGCTGCTGATCTACACCACGCCGAAGTTCGGCGCGCAGACCATCAAGAAGACCGCCGAGCTCGGCTGGAAGCCGCTGCAGATCATCACCAACGTGTCGGCCTCGGTCGGCAGCGTGATGCAGCCTGCCGGCTTCGACAACGCCCAGGGCGTGCTGTCGGCGGCCTACGCCAAGGACGGCGCCGACTCGCAGTGGAACAACGACCCCGGCATGAAGAAGTGGTCCGAGTTTCTCGACAAGTACATGCCGGGCGCCGACAAGACCGACGGCGGCTATGTCTACGGCTATGGCGCCGCGCAGACGCTCGCCAAGGTGCTGGAAATGTGCGGCGACGATCTGACCCGCGCCAATGTCATGAAGCAGGCGGCGAGCCTGAAGGACTTTACGCCGGACACCCTGCTGCCCGGCGTCAAGATCAACACCTCGGCCACCGACTTCGCCCCGATCGCCCAGCTGCAGATGCAGCGCTTCAAGGGTCAGAAGTGGGAACTGTTCGGTGACATCATTTCCGGCGACGTCCCCTCTGAGTGA
- a CDS encoding ABC transporter substrate-binding protein has product MTAARPSLTALLSALALILTSCNVALAQKKYDTGASDTEIKIGNTAPYSGPASAYGVIGRTEAAYFKMINESGGIHGRKITFISYDDSYSPAKTVEQTRKLVEDDEVLLVFGSVGTATNASIRKYMNEKQVPQLFVGSGGSKWNDPKNYPWTMGWQPSYQDEARVYAKYIMKHKPDAKVALLYQNDDFGKDYLKGLKDAFGDRASMIVAEEAYETSEPAIDNHIVKLKAAGADTFISVTSPKFAAQAIKKAAEIAWTPLQFVANVSASVGGVMQPAGFENSQGILSASYLKDGADPQWDKDPGMEKFLAFLKKDYPDANKLDGATSYGYAAAQTMAQVLEMCGDDLTRANIMKQAASLQDYVPGTLLPGISINTSATDFAPIKQLQLMRFKGEKWELFGDIISSGLSN; this is encoded by the coding sequence ATGACTGCCGCACGTCCGTCCCTGACGGCGCTCCTGTCCGCATTGGCTCTGATCCTGACGAGCTGCAATGTCGCGCTGGCGCAGAAGAAATACGACACCGGGGCCAGCGACACCGAGATCAAGATCGGCAACACCGCGCCCTACAGCGGCCCCGCCTCGGCCTATGGCGTGATCGGCAGGACCGAGGCGGCCTACTTCAAGATGATCAACGAGTCCGGCGGCATCCACGGCCGCAAGATCACGTTCATCTCCTATGACGACAGCTACTCGCCGGCCAAGACGGTGGAGCAAACCCGCAAGCTGGTCGAGGACGACGAGGTCCTGCTGGTGTTCGGCTCGGTTGGTACAGCAACCAACGCTTCGATCCGGAAGTACATGAACGAGAAGCAGGTGCCCCAACTGTTCGTCGGTTCCGGCGGCTCCAAGTGGAACGACCCCAAGAACTATCCCTGGACCATGGGCTGGCAGCCGTCCTACCAGGACGAGGCGCGGGTCTACGCAAAATACATCATGAAGCACAAACCCGATGCCAAGGTTGCGCTGCTTTACCAGAACGACGATTTCGGCAAGGACTACCTCAAGGGCCTGAAGGATGCCTTCGGCGACAGGGCCTCGATGATCGTCGCCGAAGAAGCTTACGAGACGTCGGAGCCTGCGATCGACAATCACATCGTCAAGCTGAAAGCCGCCGGCGCCGACACCTTCATCAGTGTCACGTCACCGAAATTCGCGGCGCAGGCAATCAAGAAGGCCGCCGAGATCGCGTGGACGCCGTTGCAGTTCGTCGCCAATGTCTCAGCCTCGGTCGGCGGCGTCATGCAGCCGGCCGGCTTCGAGAATTCGCAGGGTATCCTGTCGGCGTCCTACCTCAAGGACGGCGCCGATCCGCAATGGGACAAGGATCCGGGCATGGAGAAATTCCTTGCCTTCCTCAAGAAGGACTATCCCGACGCCAACAAGCTCGACGGCGCCACCTCCTACGGTTACGCCGCCGCGCAGACCATGGCGCAGGTGCTGGAGATGTGCGGTGACGATCTCACCCGCGCCAACATCATGAAGCAGGCCGCGAGCCTGCAGGATTATGTCCCCGGCACGCTGCTGCCGGGCATCAGCATCAACACCTCGGCCACCGACTTCGCGCCGATCAAGCAGTTGCAGCTGATGCGCTTCAAGGGCGAGAAGTGGGAGCTGTTCGGCGACATCATCTCGAGCGGGCTCAGCAACTAG
- a CDS encoding ABC transporter substrate-binding protein — translation MPAIRLRLGAFSAALALLAATASPSAAQKKYDIGASDSEIKIGNIMPYSGAASAYGVIGKTEEAYFRKINAEGGINGRKITFISYDDAYTPPKTVEQARKLVESDEVLLIFNSLGTPPNSAIQKYMNQKKVPQLFVATGATKWNDPREFPWTMGWQPNYQSESIIYAKYILKNKPDAKIAVLYQNDDYGKDYLKGFKDGLGAKAASMIVAEDSYEVTEPTIDSHIVRLKATGADVFFNITTPKFAAQAIKKNAELNWHPLHFLNNVSGSIGSVIKPAGFENAQDIISSQYFKDPTDPQWKTDKAMIAWNEFLDKYYPEANRADASVMYAYIVSQGLAHVLKACGDDLTRANVMKQAASIRDYEPGGLLPGIKVNTSATDFAPLSQLQLIRFKGQTWERFGDILSGDVGG, via the coding sequence ATGCCTGCTATCCGTTTGCGGTTGGGGGCCTTTTCGGCTGCCCTCGCATTGCTCGCGGCGACCGCGAGCCCCTCAGCCGCGCAGAAGAAATACGACATCGGTGCCTCCGACAGCGAAATCAAGATCGGCAACATCATGCCCTACAGCGGAGCGGCGTCCGCCTATGGCGTGATCGGCAAGACCGAGGAGGCCTATTTCCGTAAGATCAACGCCGAGGGCGGCATCAACGGCCGCAAGATCACCTTCATCAGCTATGACGACGCCTACACGCCACCGAAAACCGTCGAGCAGGCGCGCAAGCTCGTCGAGAGCGACGAGGTGCTGCTGATCTTCAATTCGCTCGGCACGCCGCCGAACTCGGCGATCCAGAAATACATGAACCAGAAGAAGGTGCCGCAGCTGTTCGTCGCCACCGGCGCCACCAAGTGGAACGACCCGAGGGAATTTCCCTGGACGATGGGCTGGCAGCCCAACTACCAGAGCGAGTCCATCATCTACGCAAAGTACATCCTGAAGAACAAGCCCGACGCCAAGATCGCGGTGCTCTACCAGAACGACGATTACGGCAAGGACTATCTGAAGGGCTTCAAGGACGGGCTCGGCGCCAAGGCAGCGTCGATGATCGTCGCCGAGGACAGCTACGAGGTGACGGAGCCGACCATCGACTCCCACATCGTCAGGCTCAAGGCCACCGGCGCCGACGTGTTCTTCAACATCACAACGCCGAAATTCGCGGCGCAGGCGATCAAGAAGAACGCCGAACTCAACTGGCATCCGCTGCATTTCCTCAACAACGTCTCCGGATCGATCGGCAGTGTGATCAAGCCCGCGGGCTTCGAGAACGCCCAGGACATCATCTCGTCGCAATATTTCAAGGACCCGACCGACCCACAGTGGAAGACCGACAAGGCAATGATCGCCTGGAACGAGTTCCTCGATAAATACTATCCGGAAGCGAACCGCGCCGATGCCTCCGTGATGTACGCCTACATCGTCTCGCAGGGCCTGGCGCATGTGCTCAAGGCGTGCGGCGACGACCTGACCCGCGCGAACGTCATGAAGCAGGCGGCCAGCATTCGCGATTACGAACCCGGCGGCCTGTTGCCGGGTATCAAGGTCAACACCTCGGCGACCGATTTCGCGCCGCTCTCGCAACTGCAATTGATCCGCTTCAAGGGCCAGACCTGGGAGCGCTTTGGCGACATTTTGAGCGGCGACGTCGGCGGCTAA